One segment of Roseofilum casamattae BLCC-M143 DNA contains the following:
- a CDS encoding transposase codes for LCELVEEQPQVLEKVQVIWADSGYSGDKFALGVWLMTQARVEVVKRKSKEFEALPKRWLVERTFGWWNRYYRLSKDYEKLPEVSEAAIYAVMTHLMLRRLAS; via the coding sequence CATTATGCGAACTCGTGGAAGAGCAACCACAAGTGTTGGAAAAAGTACAAGTTATCTGGGCAGATTCGGGTTATAGTGGTGATAAATTTGCTTTGGGAGTTTGGTTAATGACTCAGGCCAGAGTAGAGGTGGTGAAACGTAAAAGTAAAGAATTTGAGGCCTTACCGAAGAGATGGCTCGTCGAGCGAACATTTGGCTGGTGGAATCGATATTACCGTTTGTCTAAAGATTATGAGAAGTTACCGGAAGTGAGTGAAGCAGCCATTTATGCTGTCATGACCCACCTGATGTTACGTCGTTTGGCTTCCTAA
- a CDS encoding PEP-CTERM sorting domain-containing protein (PEP-CTERM proteins occur, often in large numbers, in the proteomes of bacteria that also encode an exosortase, a predicted intramembrane cysteine proteinase. The presence of a PEP-CTERM domain at a protein's C-terminus predicts cleavage within the sorting domain, followed by covalent anchoring to some some component of the (usually Gram-negative) cell surface. Many PEP-CTERM proteins exhibit an unusual sequence composition that includes large numbers of potential glycosylation sites. Expression of one such protein has been shown restore the ability of a bacterium to form floc, a type of biofilm.) has protein sequence MPEPSAVSALALLGAGIFKMKKKAQK, from the coding sequence ATCCCCGAACCCAGTGCTGTTTCTGCATTAGCACTTCTCGGTGCTGGTATATTCAAGATGAAGAAAAAAGCTCAGAAGTAA